The Triticum urartu cultivar G1812 chromosome 6, Tu2.1, whole genome shotgun sequence genome includes the window TATCAGATGATCGTTCTCAAGCAAGGACCAAACAGCACGCATGTGTTCCCAAAAGTTTCAAGCATGGCTACAAGAAACCAACGACTGAAATTATTCTCTTTCTCTACACCGCATGACAGGCAAGTGCCTGAGGTAGCCAGATGACGATAATCTTTGCATGTCGAGGTAGCCAAAGCACCCGCCGCTGTCGTCCAGGCTGTAATATTCATATTTTGAGGTGCAGAGGATTGCCAAAAACAGTTCTAGATCAAACAATCTCCTTCAGAGTGGCTGTCAGACGCGTCCCATGCAAACAACTCACCATATCATGCAATCGCTAACCGATATGTGCTCTTCACAGAGAGATGTCCGTTTTTTCGGataccaaacaaaaaaacaaGGCGCTGCCTTAAGGATGTGCGAATTTTTCAGGATCTTGTGAATGTTCATTGGTCAGAATTTATCCATTGTGACGTTGGGTATTCGATGCACCATGAGCTTAACTCAAACATGTCCTAAATGGTCATCCTGTGCGTTCGGTTTATTCGGTTTAGATGGTTTGGTTTATACGGTTTTTCGGTTTGTACGGTATTAATACTTCGGTAAATACGGTATGAAAATAAAATACGGTTCGGTTTCGGTATATACCAAATTATTTCGGTATGGTTtcggtatataccataaaaaccaaaGTTGACGCGAATTTGAAAATGACTTAATAATAATTTGCAAATTTACGACTCAAAACACATACTAGTTTACACAAATAgtatatgactatatatataAGTATATATACATGCATTGATTCATCTGTTGATGGTTATGGACGTGCTTAGCATTTTAAAAGGAGAAAAATGACTATGTTACAAGAAAAATTTAGGTGCTTAGTAGTGAATTTAACTCATGTACAAGAAAAATGACAACTTGTATGGTTGTTTATCTCAAGAAATACAAATTTATTTTTTACTTCGATTTATTCGGTTAACCGTTTGGTTTTTtggtatataccataaaaaccGAAGTTCAAATCGGTATGAAAAGTTCATACCATACCGAAACCAGAAACCATAAAAACCATAAAATCGGTTTGGTTCGGTTTATTTTCGGTATGGTTTTTTGGTTCGGTTTTCAAATGCACAGAGTGACTAAATGGTCTGAAAGATTTCAAACTACCCGCTAGTGGTTTTTTAGAGAACCACCCACTAGGTTGAATTTCCCTTTTTAGGTGTTGACACTTAAACATTAGAGGACGTGGGATTACCCAGCTCTTCGGGGCTCCCCATGAACTTTTTCTGTCTGCGATCCACCTGCTTTGTTATTTCTTCTCCTACTTTGCTTCGTCTTTTTCATTGTCAATTATGTAAACACCACACATTGATAATTGCCCAATCAAATCTTATTTTTCCATATCGTTCAACCACCAGCAACAACAAGGAAAGGCGTCGACATTTTTATCAAACAATTTGATAATTGCCCAACCAAATCTTATTTCTCCGTACCGTTCAACCACCAGCAACAACGAGGAAAGGCGTCGACATTTTTATCAAACAATTCATTCTAAAAATGTTGACGTTGTTCATCACCGGTAAACCATCGAGAGTATCAACATCGTCGATGTTCAGTGAGCATCcctcttttttctttctttccaTCCTTCTACCTTCTGGCACTTCTTTCTCAAGTTTCCAGGCCGATACGAGGTGAGTGTCATATTCTGTATTTTTTATCATACCATTATTTTTGTTTCTTCACCTTTTAAACTTACAATTTTGAAATTTCGTTTAGAGTAATGTTACATTTTCTTTGGTACTACTAGTAGGTATTGTTTTCCTTTTGGGCAAATACAGGTACGTACAAATTTTCGATGTCTCTACTACAGCTCTGGCCAAAAATCAACGGTAGCGAAAATTCCTTGCTCGCATCGAACTCTCCGCCCGACCTGACCCCCACCCATCTCCcatggctgcggcggcggcggcggcgacgacggtgACGGTGACGGCCACCCGCCTCCACCCTCCTCTCGTCCTCCACTCCGCCGCACGGCCCCAGCCCCCgctccgcctccgcctcctcctccccaccCCACCGCCGCTCCGCCTCCGACACCGCTTCCCGCTCCTCGCcgtcgcctccgcctccgccggcGAAGGCCGCGCGGAGGAGGCCGCCGATAAGAGCGACAAGGCCCGGCAGCTTCAGCGGAGGGTGCTCGTGGGCATCGCCATCGGGGTCGGCGCGGGCGGCGTCGTGGTCGCCGGCGGCTGGGTGTTCACCGCCGCCATTACCGCCGTCGTCCTCGCCGGTGCCCGCGAGTACTTCGGGCTCGTCCGTGGCACCGCCGCCGGCGGCAGCACCCCTCCGCCGCGCTACGTGTCCCGCGTCTGCTCCGCCATCTGCGCCCTCATGCCCATCCTTACGCTGTAAGGGAGCCCCGCATTTGTTGTCTGCTCTGCCCTACTGTCAGAATAAGCTAGAACTTCGCTGTGGATACTGTAATTTATGTGGTATTTAGTCACAATTTTCGGTATAAATGGGCTAGCTATCCTCACGTCGTTGTGGTCGTGCGAGCATAAAATTGCTTTGGCTCACTCACTCTTTAATTTTGTTGGGAATTCTTGAGGTAGAGGCAAGATGGTACAGTAGGAATTAGCTCAAATGCCGGCATTGAAACTTTGCAACCTGTAAGTTGTAGCTTTAGCTTGATACAATTACTTACCATTTTGATCATGGGGTCATTAGACACGATGCGAATCAGGCCTCACGGATTACTATTTCAGCACCGAACTCCCCACCTTATCACTCAATTTCTTGGGTCGGAAGAACAATTAAGTATCAGTGCATTTTTGTATACTTTCGAGGTATCAGCTTACAGATGTTGCTTGATTGCTTCAGCTCCTGAACTTCGTAGCATTTTTACTAGATCAGAGCTTCGTGACATTTCTTTTAGATGATCATAATTTACGCTATATGTTTTTCTTTGTGTGCGCATGTAATGTGGGTGGGGAGGGGTTGCTTAAGAAGGAAGGATTGCTACATTTGGTTGTCAGTTCCTGTTAATATGACTACAGCTTCGAGTTCTGATGTTTCTCCTGTATATTTGCGTAGGTGCTATGGCCGCATGGATGTTCCCCTGACATTATCGGCATTTATTATTGCAATATCTTTGGTATTGCAAAGAGGAAACCCCCGTTTCGCTCAGCTAACTAGTTCAGTTTTTGGTTTATTTTATTGTGGCTATCTTCCTTCTTTCTGGGTTAAGCTCCGTTGCGGACTAGCAGCTCCTGCCTTAAATACAAGTATGTCGTCAAATTCTCTTTGTACTTCTCTGCTTACTTCTTTGCTTGTCACCTTTCTCTACCGATTCATCTTTCTGTTTGATTTGCAGTATTGGTAGAGACAGTTTGTTTATAAGAGATTAATTTTATGTATAGTTTTAATTGATTTAAGGGTTCATAAGAAGGTGCATTTTTTAAGTGCTTACCAGTTACCAGTGCAAGTAATTATGATGTTTTTCTGTTCTTGGTGAGTTAATATATTATTGTTATATGTTAAAAGTTATAACCAGTGTTCTTTGACAGGTATAGCACATAACTGGCCAATACTTCTTGGTGGGCAAGCTCACTGGACAGTTGGATTTGTAGCAACCTTGATATCTATTACTAGCATTATTGCTGCTGATACATCAGCTTTCCTATGTGGAAGGGTATGCTCTTTCCTACTCTTCTATTTTGATTGACCCCATTTGACTTTGTCATGTTATTGTAAAACACAGCCTTTTTTAGTTTGTTTTAATTTATCTGGAAACAACTTGCCTATAGTTCTGTGGGTCACTATAATTTTTTTTACTCGTTTTGAACAATATAGTGTACATCAAGAGACTCCTACAGAAGCCTGTCAGAAGTTAGGAGCTATCCAGCTTATGGTGTAACTACTGTTGGGCAACCTGTTAAGATTGCCGTTGATGTGACACAACCACACTGATAAAAAAAAGTGTGTCAGATCACAGATGAACTTCTAGTTTATTGTTTTTCCCTACCAAAGTAACTACTATAAATTTGTAGACACGCATACGATTGCCCTGCCATGTATGTTTGTTGAATGAAAAAGCATTCAACTTGTCTGAATTTTTGCAGACAAGTGATTTATTTGGACAGTCGTGTATTTGAAAGGAAGTAAATCATGTCATCGTGTTATCCATTTTCCGTTTCAGGCATTTGGCCGTACTCCTTTGACTAACATAAGCCCTAAGAAGACCCTGGAGGGTGCTTTAGCCGGTCTGACTGGCTGTGTGCTTACCACTGTGCTTTTGTCGACTCTCTTTCGCTGGCCAAGATCGCTGTTGAGGTATTGCTAACTTCTGACACCTTTCTATTGTTATTGTCCTAGTTCCGAAACATTATTTTTCTTTACTGAATTCTTGAAATTTGGTTACTTGAACGCAATAAACCATCAAATTTTAGGTTTTAGGGTGAACAAAATTGTACCAACATAACGCATTAGTTTTCAATATATCAACAAGAAATACACAACTGCCAGGATTTTTTCTAATAACTCCATGGGAACTCATGACTCATTacatgttatcttgttgcaaaggaATATATGCCTCTCGATGAAGTTTAGATGGAAAAACTGATATTGATATCGATTTCCAACAATTAGAGTTTCTCAAAAAGTCAGTTTTGGTATCTGCCAGGAGTAGGGGCAGTGTTCTTTTCTTTATATTTTTGTAACTCTATCTGCACattattttcttgaaatatttaACAAGGCTGTTCCTACCGTCCTTCAGAATTCAAATAAACAAAGATTTTATATGGTTATATCCTATTAGCCTAAAAAAGAATGTTGACCCGACATACATGTGATAGCATGTATCTCTTTGTTGAGTTTACATCCGCATATAGATTCTCcacttgtactccctccatttttatatacaaggccactatgaaaaacacattttgcatctatacaaggccaccaACAATAATCGAGGCAAATATTAATGATGTTTCCTCGTACTACTAACCCATGACTTAATTACTAGCATGCATGTAGTGGATgataaggctggtcatagtggagagtaacttatactagtgtcatacatatgacactagtctaagttactacattcatagtgcaaagtaacatagtagtaGTGTCATAGAAGACTTCATTAATTAacttgtagactcatcttgtcttggaaaacgctatgttacagtaacatattatgttaccacttctcattaactacaaagccacataagcaaaaatttCTCGAAGTGCGTTATGTTActtgctaagttactcccactatgactagcctaacgACACACTCACCTACTTCCTCTCCCACGGCCACTCAGTTTTCTCTAATGTGCATGCACTCTATTAATTAATCCGGTAAACGAGAAAACAAATTGACTTGTAAAGCACACATTAATTTTTGTCTTGGTACCTGTAATTttagtttgtggccttgtatataaaaatggagggagtatcttgAATGACATATTTGCGTAGAACTTTGCTTCCCTGCCTAATTATTTAATTGATTGATATCAGTGCTACTGCTTATGGGATCCTGATCTTTCTGGGTTCATTATTCGGGGATCTCATTGAATCTCTTATTAAGCGTGATGCTGGTGTGAAGGACTCTGGGTCGCTCATTCCTGGCCATGGTAAACATTGTTAGCTCTGTTCTTGTTATATCTCATGTTTTG containing:
- the LOC125512412 gene encoding phosphatidate cytidylyltransferase 4, chloroplastic-like, whose protein sequence is MAAAAAAATTVTVTATRLHPPLVLHSAARPQPPLRLRLLLPTPPPLRLRHRFPLLAVASASAGEGRAEEAADKSDKARQLQRRVLVGIAIGVGAGGVVVAGGWVFTAAITAVVLAGAREYFGLVRGTAAGGSTPPPRYVSRVCSAICALMPILTLCYGRMDVPLTLSAFIIAISLVLQRGNPRFAQLTSSVFGLFYCGYLPSFWVKLRCGLAAPALNTSIAHNWPILLGGQAHWTVGFVATLISITSIIAADTSAFLCGRAFGRTPLTNISPKKTLEGALAGLTGCVLTTVLLSTLFRWPRSLLSATAYGILIFLGSLFGDLIESLIKRDAGVKDSGSLIPGHGGILDRVDSYVFTGALCYSFVRVALPLYGV